The following are encoded in a window of Pontiella desulfatans genomic DNA:
- a CDS encoding toprim domain-containing protein encodes MDNQLQVAFETVSICKLAEGLGIEGLREGAGQKNPFRQDRKAGSFSVQRDYFKDHAHEDHKGGHIAFVQLARPGWSKKECIEFIIRTAGMEPEKQSAGRVKAVVQQKRHKLYRAQREKAEQLPSLCMTEPGPWSVPVRERWTDGHEHLLAVADKLAESRGWKTNVLWKLAGLGKTSLPLLPWSDAKGNKRGWGWLVEKPVMNPRSAGRALELVPVGYHTRYKVFPKDAPPEKRWVYTPYVPATTNPQTGQPKRLSDFQQHLLAMKGKLPAYPFVLGNLDNPRLVVVLEGQFDAASFALAFGWLEHGFPPGVSVVGLRGVQSQSVFLSAYGMWLRKNKPFVWIIGDNDDAGRLLDKRDASNAIDVEPTFLDRLRAQGCTVRAELIGYEGAKDFNDVWRMAPPSVSTMNKWAAHVGVPLEVLGNE; translated from the coding sequence ATGGATAATCAGTTACAAGTTGCCTTTGAAACCGTCTCCATCTGCAAGCTGGCGGAAGGGCTGGGTATTGAGGGATTGCGGGAAGGCGCCGGGCAAAAGAACCCTTTCCGGCAGGATCGGAAGGCGGGTTCGTTTTCGGTGCAGCGGGACTATTTCAAAGACCATGCGCATGAGGATCATAAAGGCGGGCACATAGCTTTTGTTCAGCTTGCCCGCCCTGGGTGGAGCAAAAAGGAGTGCATCGAATTCATTATCCGTACGGCAGGCATGGAGCCGGAAAAACAGTCTGCTGGACGGGTCAAGGCCGTGGTGCAACAGAAGCGGCACAAGCTCTATAGGGCTCAACGGGAAAAGGCCGAACAACTGCCAAGCCTCTGCATGACCGAGCCGGGGCCGTGGTCGGTTCCTGTGCGCGAACGGTGGACGGATGGGCACGAACACCTCTTGGCGGTTGCGGACAAGCTGGCGGAATCACGGGGCTGGAAAACGAACGTGCTGTGGAAGCTGGCCGGGTTGGGAAAAACCTCCCTTCCGCTTTTGCCTTGGAGCGATGCCAAGGGCAACAAACGCGGCTGGGGCTGGTTGGTGGAAAAGCCGGTCATGAACCCGCGTTCCGCTGGCCGTGCCTTGGAGCTGGTTCCGGTCGGCTACCATACGCGCTATAAGGTTTTCCCGAAGGATGCACCGCCGGAAAAGCGATGGGTTTACACGCCCTATGTTCCGGCCACCACCAACCCGCAAACCGGGCAGCCTAAACGCCTGTCCGATTTCCAGCAGCATCTACTGGCCATGAAAGGCAAGCTGCCCGCCTATCCGTTTGTCCTGGGCAATCTGGATAATCCCCGGCTGGTGGTTGTGCTGGAAGGGCAGTTCGATGCCGCGTCGTTCGCCCTGGCCTTTGGGTGGCTGGAGCATGGATTTCCGCCCGGTGTGTCGGTTGTTGGCTTGCGCGGGGTGCAGTCGCAATCCGTCTTTCTTTCCGCCTATGGTATGTGGCTGCGGAAAAATAAGCCCTTCGTTTGGATCATTGGCGACAACGACGACGCGGGGCGGCTGCTGGACAAACGCGATGCGTCTAACGCCATCGATGTGGAACCTACGTTCCTCGACCGGTTGCGGGCGCAGGGCTGCACCGTCCGCGCCGAACTGATCGGCTATGAAGGTGCAAAGGATTTTAACGATGTATGGCGGATGGCTCCGCCATCGGTTTCGACCATGAACAAATGGGCGGCGCATGTTGGCGTTCCCCTGGAGGTGCTGGGAAATGAGTGA
- a CDS encoding tyrosine-type recombinase/integrase has product MGLAIKKNSAWWYGRYMIDGKEHFTNLQVRIRGSRPVKLSETGSVQFENSRGEAQGALDKLLENIQAGRSEAKLAEAVYEARSGEKLKRYTISDLPQIWIDKPRQRKPSERHSKQTVAKLERFGSFLASAYPELSRIDQLRPMHVQAFLEQLGRRGVTSETWNKYLVAIKAVLKRAGVPAAREILSKETETVSRQPFSIDELQAIFEAARESDPLIYSLAVTAACTAMRQKDCCYLRWDDVDLGAGFISVKTSKTGQEVDIPLADVLRDEIKGQVGNGAEYVFPDAAKLYTANRSGISSRFKRVLKVAGFDTGSPRPPVECKSDPCKPGELHRAASKLFKGDKLERAKAVVDVYMAGNGVRPTAKETGLSVSTVSLYLNELEAATGKAIIRGKRRPVDPAKLPTRGAMAKERERGLLKASLRDFHSFRTTFVTLALMRGMPLDIVRKITGHKTADVVMKHYFRPQREQLRAAMQSTMPGLLTSGAKPTDPAARAADLLRTAKADNWQAVIDEALGVLESSDH; this is encoded by the coding sequence ATGGGCTTGGCGATTAAGAAAAATTCGGCGTGGTGGTATGGCCGCTACATGATCGATGGCAAAGAGCATTTCACCAACCTGCAAGTCAGGATCAGGGGAAGTCGTCCGGTCAAATTGAGCGAGACGGGAAGCGTCCAGTTTGAGAATTCACGCGGGGAGGCGCAGGGGGCACTTGATAAGCTGCTGGAAAACATTCAGGCGGGGCGTAGTGAGGCGAAGTTGGCGGAAGCGGTCTATGAGGCGCGTTCGGGCGAAAAGCTCAAGCGGTACACCATCAGCGACCTTCCCCAAATCTGGATCGACAAGCCCCGCCAGCGGAAGCCGTCGGAGCGGCATTCCAAACAGACAGTGGCCAAGCTGGAACGGTTCGGCTCGTTCCTGGCATCCGCCTATCCGGAACTCTCCCGTATTGACCAGTTGCGCCCGATGCATGTACAGGCCTTTCTTGAACAGCTGGGACGGCGGGGCGTCACCTCCGAGACCTGGAATAAATACCTGGTGGCTATCAAGGCGGTATTGAAACGGGCAGGGGTTCCTGCTGCCCGTGAAATCCTATCGAAGGAAACCGAGACCGTTTCCCGGCAACCGTTTTCGATTGATGAACTACAGGCCATCTTCGAAGCGGCAAGGGAATCCGATCCGCTAATCTATTCGCTGGCCGTAACTGCCGCCTGTACCGCCATGCGGCAAAAGGACTGCTGTTATCTCCGGTGGGATGATGTTGACCTAGGCGCGGGGTTCATCAGCGTTAAAACCAGCAAGACGGGGCAGGAAGTGGATATTCCGCTTGCTGATGTGCTGAGGGATGAAATCAAGGGGCAGGTGGGCAACGGGGCGGAATACGTCTTTCCGGATGCGGCCAAGCTGTATACGGCGAACCGTAGCGGGATTTCCTCCCGGTTCAAGCGGGTGCTGAAGGTTGCCGGATTCGATACGGGAAGCCCTCGGCCTCCCGTTGAATGCAAATCCGATCCGTGTAAGCCTGGGGAACTGCACCGGGCGGCAAGCAAACTGTTCAAAGGCGATAAGCTGGAACGCGCCAAAGCGGTGGTTGATGTTTATATGGCAGGGAACGGGGTAAGGCCGACCGCCAAGGAAACCGGCTTGAGCGTTAGCACGGTCTCGCTTTATCTCAACGAACTGGAGGCCGCAACCGGAAAGGCGATCATCCGGGGCAAGCGCCGCCCTGTCGATCCCGCCAAGCTTCCGACGCGGGGAGCCATGGCCAAGGAGCGGGAACGCGGATTGCTCAAAGCCTCGCTAAGGGATTTCCATTCCTTCCGCACCACCTTCGTAACCCTCGCTCTGATGCGTGGCATGCCGCTGGACATTGTTCGGAAGATCACCGGCCACAAAACTGCCGACGTGGTTATGAAGCACTATTTCCGCCCGCAACGCGAACAGCTCCGCGCCGCCATGCAAAGCACCATGCCCGGCCTGTTGACCAGCGGGGCGAAGCCCACCGATCCGGCGGCCCGCGCCGCCGATCTACTACGCACGGCCAAGGCCGACAACTGGCAAGCGGTCATTGATGAAGCCCTTGGGGTTCTGGAGTCTAGTGATCATTGA
- a CDS encoding helix-turn-helix domain-containing protein, which yields MEHVAANASSGDSNSTTENLLTADEFAARYGCSARTVQRWCREGILQPVRIGRLVRIPSSQLFSGGITGGGK from the coding sequence ATGGAACATGTAGCCGCAAACGCCAGTAGCGGTGATTCCAATTCTACAACGGAAAATCTTCTTACTGCCGATGAATTTGCAGCGCGTTACGGATGCAGCGCTCGCACCGTTCAGCGTTGGTGTCGCGAGGGAATCCTTCAACCCGTTCGGATTGGACGCCTTGTCCGCATTCCATCCAGCCAACTTTTTTCCGGCGGAATAACTGGGGGTGGGAAATGA
- a CDS encoding helix-turn-helix domain-containing protein — protein sequence MESKIPESTLSMAVGMLMPYRPDLTPERLLAAIDFEPETEVVESLYTVPEAAKALSLSVPTINRMMRDGQLPKRKIRGAVRVPRSAIADILAGKEAAA from the coding sequence ATGGAATCTAAAATTCCTGAGAGCACGTTGTCCATGGCCGTAGGCATGCTGATGCCCTACCGGCCCGATCTAACGCCGGAACGGTTGCTGGCGGCCATCGACTTTGAGCCGGAGACCGAAGTCGTCGAGAGCCTCTACACCGTTCCGGAAGCGGCCAAGGCATTGAGTCTTTCTGTTCCGACGATCAACCGCATGATGCGAGACGGGCAGTTGCCGAAACGGAAGATTCGCGGTGCTGTCCGGGTTCCTCGCTCTGCAATCGCCGATATTTTGGCAGGGAAGGAAGCGGCGGCATGA
- a CDS encoding phage tail protein, whose amino-acid sequence MPTITVKARGLKVYDPRDGSTAWSDNPALCLRDFLTNTRYGAAIPETAIDDDSFSESANYCDELVTFKNSDGVEYQAKRYTCNGVLNPDDGALENTKRILSAFRGIPVFSGGKWRLVVDKPDVADFEFTEENIIGSWSFSGSSKRSIVNQVRARFYDAALDSEDTMTVVSVGDYIEEDGQIFEQDVYYPLTNDLTRANILAQHYLKQARQGLAVSLSATLEALALDVGDVVSITHPTPGWEAKPFRVQKLELEAADKIRVTLSEYDDSVYTFDVLTPPAIPDTNLPDPFSSPPPSGLTLESGTEHLQVTASGTVITRMLAQWAAAPSTFVDTYEVAYKLSAASGWTSFETSERQHYFTPVSDGHAYDVRVRAVYYNGRRSSWIEVSNYMVVGKTEPPAAPTSFSFASQRDYTREFSWTLNTADPDVAGYQIRFSTTLTDEWDAMTPMHLGLLVSSPWETNILNAGTYRFAIKTVDTTGNESATAKYITATLEESPASNILLARYPRLEGWPGTITNGYVLPNSNDIESTDSTTWDDLEVDAASWDAWLLWGIDGDDLTYQYSDIDLGLVLTFRPMLSAQADGAIVYEINHSQDNATWSGWITPTAEIDARYIKVRITVTGEAPRIQSMTILLSGQKITEDISDLDTSTLSATYRTVAGDIRLPIKTTFATIKSVQVALQNTGAGWSWELIDKQTTTGPRIKIYDNTGTLADATIDATIKGY is encoded by the coding sequence ATGCCGACCATTACCGTCAAGGCCCGTGGCCTCAAGGTCTACGACCCGCGCGACGGATCCACGGCCTGGAGCGACAACCCCGCCCTTTGCCTCCGCGATTTCCTCACCAATACCCGCTATGGCGCGGCCATACCCGAAACCGCAATCGACGACGATTCCTTTTCCGAGTCCGCCAACTACTGCGATGAACTCGTTACCTTTAAAAATTCCGACGGCGTCGAATACCAAGCCAAGCGCTACACCTGCAACGGTGTCCTTAATCCCGACGACGGCGCACTCGAAAACACCAAGCGCATCCTTTCAGCGTTCCGCGGAATCCCGGTTTTCTCCGGCGGAAAATGGCGGCTGGTGGTCGATAAGCCCGACGTGGCCGACTTCGAATTTACCGAGGAAAACATCATTGGAAGCTGGAGCTTTTCCGGTAGCTCCAAGCGATCAATCGTCAACCAGGTTCGCGCACGCTTCTACGATGCCGCCCTCGATTCCGAGGATACCATGACCGTCGTTTCCGTCGGCGACTACATCGAAGAAGACGGCCAGATTTTCGAGCAGGATGTCTATTACCCACTCACCAACGATCTAACCCGCGCCAACATCCTCGCCCAGCACTACCTGAAGCAGGCCCGCCAAGGGCTCGCCGTCTCCCTCTCCGCAACCCTCGAAGCCTTGGCCCTCGACGTTGGCGACGTGGTTTCAATCACCCACCCGACGCCGGGTTGGGAAGCCAAGCCGTTCCGTGTTCAAAAACTGGAGCTGGAGGCCGCCGATAAAATCCGCGTCACCCTCTCCGAATATGACGACTCGGTTTACACCTTCGATGTCCTCACGCCGCCCGCGATCCCCGATACCAACCTGCCCGATCCATTCAGCAGCCCGCCGCCTTCCGGCCTGACGCTCGAAAGCGGAACCGAACATTTGCAGGTTACCGCCAGCGGCACCGTGATTACCCGCATGCTCGCCCAATGGGCCGCCGCGCCGTCAACCTTTGTGGATACCTACGAAGTGGCCTACAAGCTTTCCGCCGCCTCCGGCTGGACATCCTTCGAAACCTCCGAACGCCAGCACTATTTCACCCCGGTTTCCGATGGCCACGCCTACGATGTCCGCGTTCGCGCCGTCTATTACAATGGCCGCCGTTCCAGCTGGATCGAGGTTTCAAATTATATGGTCGTCGGCAAAACCGAACCGCCCGCCGCGCCAACCTCCTTCTCCTTCGCCTCCCAGCGCGACTACACCCGCGAATTTTCCTGGACGCTCAACACAGCCGATCCCGATGTCGCCGGGTATCAAATCCGCTTTTCAACCACTCTGACCGACGAATGGGACGCCATGACGCCCATGCACCTGGGCCTCTTGGTGTCCAGCCCATGGGAAACCAATATTCTCAACGCCGGAACCTACCGCTTCGCCATCAAGACCGTCGATACCACCGGCAACGAATCCGCCACCGCAAAATATATCACCGCAACCCTGGAGGAATCCCCGGCAAGCAACATCCTCCTGGCCCGCTATCCGCGCCTGGAGGGCTGGCCCGGCACCATCACGAACGGCTACGTGCTGCCAAACTCAAACGACATCGAATCAACCGATTCCACCACCTGGGATGACCTCGAAGTCGATGCCGCCAGCTGGGACGCCTGGTTGTTGTGGGGGATCGATGGCGACGACCTCACCTATCAATATTCCGACATCGACCTGGGCCTGGTCTTAACCTTCCGCCCGATGCTTTCCGCGCAGGCCGACGGCGCGATTGTCTACGAAATCAACCACTCGCAGGATAACGCCACCTGGAGCGGATGGATTACGCCAACCGCCGAAATCGATGCCAGATACATCAAGGTTCGGATCACCGTAACGGGCGAAGCGCCCCGCATCCAATCAATGACCATCCTGCTTTCCGGCCAAAAAATAACCGAAGATATTTCCGACCTCGACACCTCGACCCTGTCGGCAACCTATCGCACCGTTGCCGGGGATATCCGCCTGCCCATCAAAACCACCTTCGCCACCATCAAATCCGTACAGGTGGCCTTGCAAAATACCGGCGCGGGCTGGTCGTGGGAATTGATCGACAAGCAAACCACCACCGGCCCACGAATCAAGATTTACGACAACACCGGCACCCTCGCCGATGCCACCATCGACGCAACCATTAAAGGATATTAG
- a CDS encoding IS1595 family transposase: protein MSNYPRTLLEFQHRFPDESSCLHHLEHVRWPAGFECPSCGNVGDPWRLRARPRVLECRQCGNQASLTAGTIMHRTQLPLTIWFWAAYLVTTQTPGMSALQFQRQLGIKRYETAFLILHKLRMAMVRPERDRIGSKWPVEVDETFVGGTTQGEGRGRHHKTLVVGMVEVMPRKKALGPDPNLTTGQSPQHQGGHGRSFIAGRLRLQVVPNRKQETLEPILVTNVQKKAEVRTDGWTGYDNLHGLGYKHIAVPIRGDQAKTDQHLPMIHIVFGNLDAWLLGTHHGVSSAHLQGYLNEFVFRFNRRFWPMVGFESVLKIAVQVESPTVQNFYKAARESKDST, encoded by the coding sequence ATGTCGAATTACCCTCGAACCCTGTTGGAGTTTCAACATCGCTTTCCTGATGAGTCATCCTGCTTGCACCATCTGGAGCATGTCAGGTGGCCAGCGGGTTTCGAATGCCCGTCCTGTGGAAACGTCGGTGACCCTTGGCGACTTCGAGCCAGACCCCGCGTGCTGGAATGTAGGCAATGCGGGAATCAGGCCAGCCTCACAGCAGGAACAATTATGCACCGAACACAACTCCCCCTGACGATTTGGTTTTGGGCTGCCTACCTGGTGACGACGCAGACCCCGGGTATGAGTGCTCTGCAATTCCAGCGGCAGCTCGGTATCAAACGTTACGAAACTGCGTTTCTGATTCTGCACAAGTTGCGCATGGCTATGGTTCGGCCAGAGCGAGACCGAATTGGTTCCAAGTGGCCCGTTGAGGTGGATGAGACGTTCGTCGGTGGCACAACCCAAGGGGAGGGCCGGGGACGGCATCACAAAACACTTGTTGTTGGTATGGTGGAAGTTATGCCTCGCAAGAAGGCTCTGGGGCCTGATCCGAACCTGACAACAGGGCAGAGTCCACAGCATCAGGGAGGACATGGACGGAGTTTTATTGCGGGAAGGTTGCGGCTTCAGGTTGTTCCCAACCGAAAGCAGGAAACGCTGGAGCCGATCCTTGTGACCAACGTCCAGAAGAAAGCCGAAGTACGAACCGACGGATGGACGGGCTATGACAACTTGCATGGATTGGGGTACAAACACATCGCCGTGCCCATCAGAGGGGATCAGGCCAAAACGGACCAGCATCTTCCGATGATTCACATTGTATTCGGAAATCTTGATGCCTGGCTTCTGGGAACACACCACGGCGTGAGTTCGGCGCACTTGCAGGGCTATCTCAACGAATTCGTATTCCGGTTCAATCGCCGATTCTGGCCCATGGTAGGCTTCGAGAGTGTGCTGAAAATTGCGGTCCAGGTGGAGTCTCCGACTGTGCAAAACTTTTATAAAGCCGCAAGGGAATCGAAAGATTCGACCTAG
- a CDS encoding tyrosine-type recombinase/integrase, translating into MALEIIRKKDKSLKSKWWYGRFEINGKSKCANLGIEIKGKVPLTLREVGDSLFERSRAQAQVKLDGLIFEARSHKAAEKHLQDLYELKAGDALQNAPLTQMEEVWDDLPSKKPRSANWRRTQHGSLKAFRDYTVNKHPHVGFMSQITHSMALEWMRNLDEKGFGAETYNHKLILLRSVFVPSAGTGVLRNPFDGIPPKRKTNVHREPFTEKELNTIISHCDKLFRPIFITGMCTAMRRGDCCMLKWESVDLKNGFITVDTSKTGETAEIPLFPLLREEIEKQPRKGIYVFPEAAEMYRVNHHGISWRLSQAIKAAGIAATKAGPNKKASNIKGFHSLRTTWITMALTAGVPMELVRRVTGHSTVNIVLKHYFRPGREDFREALESALPKTLTGRNTKRKSPSAQLRELIDQADSMKKKELVRKIEKILNEMAA; encoded by the coding sequence ATGGCCCTGGAAATTATTCGGAAAAAGGACAAATCCCTGAAATCAAAATGGTGGTATGGCCGTTTTGAAATTAATGGGAAGTCTAAATGCGCGAACCTCGGCATTGAAATAAAGGGGAAGGTTCCCCTTACTCTTCGGGAAGTCGGGGATTCGCTGTTTGAACGATCGCGCGCTCAAGCCCAGGTAAAACTGGACGGTTTGATTTTCGAGGCTCGAAGCCATAAAGCTGCGGAAAAACATCTGCAGGATCTTTATGAGCTGAAGGCCGGCGATGCGCTTCAGAACGCGCCGCTTACCCAGATGGAAGAAGTTTGGGATGATCTCCCATCCAAAAAGCCGCGGTCGGCTAATTGGCGGCGGACGCAACATGGCTCTTTAAAGGCCTTCCGAGACTACACCGTTAATAAGCACCCACATGTTGGCTTCATGTCGCAAATCACGCACAGCATGGCCTTAGAGTGGATGCGAAACCTTGATGAGAAAGGTTTTGGTGCGGAAACCTACAATCATAAGCTGATCCTACTCCGAAGCGTCTTCGTCCCCTCCGCCGGAACTGGTGTGCTCCGGAATCCGTTTGATGGCATTCCACCAAAACGGAAAACCAATGTGCACAGAGAACCGTTCACCGAGAAGGAGCTAAACACCATTATTTCACACTGCGATAAACTTTTTCGCCCCATCTTCATTACCGGGATGTGTACGGCGATGCGCCGAGGCGATTGCTGTATGCTGAAATGGGAGAGCGTAGACCTGAAGAATGGATTTATCACGGTGGACACCTCGAAAACGGGAGAAACAGCTGAGATTCCCCTCTTTCCGCTTTTGAGAGAGGAGATTGAAAAGCAGCCTCGCAAAGGAATTTATGTGTTCCCAGAGGCGGCCGAAATGTATCGGGTGAATCATCATGGAATCAGTTGGCGGCTGTCGCAGGCGATCAAAGCGGCAGGTATTGCGGCGACAAAGGCGGGTCCGAATAAAAAGGCCTCCAATATCAAAGGCTTCCATTCTCTGCGCACAACGTGGATCACCATGGCCTTGACGGCAGGAGTTCCGATGGAGTTGGTTCGGCGGGTAACGGGACATTCAACAGTTAATATTGTGCTGAAGCATTATTTCCGGCCGGGACGGGAAGATTTTCGAGAGGCGCTCGAGTCCGCTCTACCCAAAACCCTGACGGGCAGAAACACAAAAAGGAAATCCCCCTCAGCACAATTAAGGGAACTAATTGACCAGGCAGACTCGATGAAAAAGAAAGAACTGGTCAGAAAGATTGAAAAGATCCTCAACGAAATGGCTGCATAG